CGAGATCATCGGCGCCACCGACATCGTCGTGACCATGGGCTGCGGCGACGCCTGCCCGGTGATCCCCGGCAAGCGCTACCTCGACTGGGAGCTGGATGACCCCGCCGGCAAACCCGTCGACGCGGTCCGCCCGGTCCGCGACGAGATCGAACAACGCGTCCGCGCGCTCCTGTCCGACCTCGACGTCCCCATCCGCGCCTGACCAGCGAGCACCACCGGCTGGTCATCGTAGACGCCCGACGACCAGCGTCGGGCGTGCGGTCAACGGCCGGCCTTCACGCCGCGCCGGCGCGTGGGGCGTGCTTGACCACCGGCCGCCACCCGGGGCGTCCGCGGAGGCTCTCCCACACCAGATGGCGCCGCCGATCTCGGCGACCGCCGCAGGCCCGAACAACGACACGGACGTGATCACGGTCATGAACGCGACCGACGCTCCACACCGGAACCACAGCAGCGAGTACCGGGCTTCTCCGATGGACCACGTTGCGTTCGCTCATCATCGCTCGAATGCGGTCGCCGGCGGCGGCGACAAACCTGTGGTCAGAGCATGGCGTTGGATGCCGTCCGCGCGGCGGTCATCCACTGCATGAGCTGGATGACGACGCGCTCACGCCCGGCTACGTCGGCGGGTTCCCCGCGACGAAGGCGTCGAGGTCTGCCGCGACGCGTTCGGGACGCTCCCAGTTGGGGCAGTGGCCCGTGTCGTCATACACGATGAGCTGTGCGTTCGGGATCGCCGCGGCCAATCGCGTCTGCTCCTCGCGGGCGAACAGCCCGTCGTGCGTTTCCCCAGAGGATCATCGTCGGCGCCTCGATCGCCTGCAGCTGATCGTGATCGTCGAACGCCGGCAACCCGTCGAGGGTGGCTCGCCAGACGGGCGCCTGCAGCTTGCGGCTCTCGGCGATGAGCCCTTCGAAGAACACATCCGGGACCGGGCGGTGGATCGTGCCCGCCTGAAACTCGCGGATGAAGCCGTCGGGCACGGGGACCGCCAGATCGTGCACGGCGTCACGTACCTCGCGCATGACATCGTTGCGGGCGGTGACGGCCGAGCCGATGAGCACGAGCCGGGCGACCCGGTTGGGGCGCGTCTCCGCCAGGCGCCGTGCGACGAACGTGCCGAAGGAATGCCCGATGACCGTCGCCCGATCGAGTCCGGCGGCGTCGAGGAAGGCGACGACATCGGCGGCCAATCCGTCCATCGTGTACCCGTGAGCGGGGGCGTCGGAGTCACCGAAGCCACGCATGTCGAGCGCGTAGGTGTGGTAACGGTCGGGTGGGAGCAGCGGCAGGACCCTGCTGTAGGAGTACCAGGAGTCGATGCCAGCCGTGCAGGAACACGAGCGGCTCACGTGCCGGGTCGCCCTGTTCGACGTAGTGCACCTGCGGTCCGGTCGCCAGTCGGGCGGTGGCTGAGGACGGCGTCGTGTTCGTGTGATCGCGCCTGTTCGCGAGTTGCCCGGCACGGACGCCGGTGGCGCCGAGGGCTGGGGTGGGGTCGTGGTGGTCATGACGTGCCTCCTGTTGGCCATGGCGCGAGGGCGTTCGCGCGCATCCCACCCTGTGGCCGCGCCCTGTCACGGCACGCACCGGGCGCTGTCAGGCGCCTGCGTCACCGAGCACAGTGCGTACGACCGTCGTCACGTCGGCACGCGACAAGCGACTGCCGTGGGCGAATGCGGCGTCGGCTGAGGCGGCCGGCAGTCGTGCGCGGACGTCGTCGATCGCGTGTTCGAGCCGCTGGAGCGGCCGGGGAAAGCGCCAGGTCTGTGCGAGGTTGGCCTCCACGGCTCCCGCGACGACCGCCGCCTGCTCGAGCGCGTCCAGCCGTGTGAGAAGCGTGACCGCGGTCATCAGCGCCGACCAGTGCCCAGCCGTGTTGTCGAGCCGCTCCCATGCCGTGATCAGCTCGTCGAGTTCCCCGGCGGTGACGGCGAGTGGGCCATCGACAGCGTGCTCGGCGGCCACAGCCGCGCGCGCGATCATGATGAACAGGCGGCTGTCGACCGGGACGCCGTGGCTGACCGCTCGCTCGTACGCGTCGAGCGCGGCGTTCCGGTCGACGTGCAGGCGGAGCTCGCCAGCGGTGTACCAGGCGAACGCCAGCGCCGTCGGATTGGCCACGGCCTGGGCACGGGCCAGCAAGCCGTCGATCAGGCGGAGGCCAGCGTCCCACCGCGGCCCGTACGCGTGCGCCTGCGCCACGGCGATGTCGGCGAGCAGCACGCCGACGACATTCGGCGCGCGGAGCCGACTGACCCTGCGGTAGTCGTCGATGGCCTCATCGATCCGGCCATCGAACATGGCAAGATCCGCGGTCACATCGAGCGCCTCGGCGGCCGCAGGCGCGGACGGCCCGCCTGCGACCTACTGCCACGCCGCATGCAGATCCGGTGTCAGAGCGTCCAGTCGGGCCACCGCCAGCGCCTCCTCCGGCGCCCACAGCGCCGCCGCATCGGCGGACAGACGGTCGGCGCTGTCGTGCGCATGGCGCCTGACCAGTGACGCGTGCTCGTGGTCGTCGAGCTGTTCGCGCGCGAATGCACGCAGGGTCTCGAGCAGCCAGAAGCGATCGTTGCCGGCCTGGACCAGTGACTGCTCCACCAGCCGCGACAGCACCGCTGCCACCGCGTCAGCCGCGACGCCGCCGCCTGCAGACGGCCTCGACCTGTGGCAGCGAGAAGGTGGACGGAAAGACGGCCAGACGAGCGAACAGCGCGGCCTCGTCAACGTTGAGCAGGCGATGCGACCAGTCGATCACCGCGCGCATCGTCCGGTGGCGGTCGTCAGCTGTCGTGCGGCCACCGGTGAGTAGGTCGAGTCGGCCGCCGACACGGCCTCATTGACGTGCATCACCAGCAGGGCCAGGAGTGCCTGCTGGCGTGCTCCCGCGAGTCGGAGCGGCCTGCCGTCCACCTCGACGTCCAGCGGCCCGAGCACGCGAACGGTGATCAAAGCGCGATTCGCGCCGCGATCATGCGCATCCTCGACAGCGAGCAGCTCCCACGGCTCGGCGATCCCCTGAGCGTGTGGGTTCCGCGACGTCGAAACGCAAGGCCCGAGCCGGCCACGAGATCGCGAACGGACCGTGTGATCCAGACCTCGCCGGGCGTTGCGAGCGACGCCACGCGGGCATCAATGTGGACGCCGACGCCTGCGATGTCGTCACCCCGAGTTGTTGCACCTCGGTGGCGTGGACCCCGACACGCAGGGCCAGATCCAGTGGTGCGACGGTCTGCTGCAGCGCCTGCCCGAACCGGACGGCACGAGCAGGTCCGTCGAACGTGGCCAGCATGCCGTCGCCGGTTGTGGAGATCTCGGCGCCACGGTGTCGGGCCAGTTCCGACCGCGCGGCGGCGTGGAAGCGACCGAGCGTCCTGGTCCATGTCCGGTCGCCGACTCGCTCCGCGAGCTCGGTCGATCCGACCACGTCGACGAACACCACGGTCGTGAGCACCCGATCCAGGACCGGCGCGGGGCTCACGCCGGTGACGAGCGTCTCGACCGCTGCCAGCAACGGTTCCTGGTCGACGTAGATGAGGTGATCGCGCCCGTCCAGTGCGACGAGTGTGGCGTCGGGGATGGTGGCCGCCAGGTGTTCCCCGTGCTCAAAGCCGAACCAGCCGTCAGACACCCGGTGCACCACCAGCGTCGGAGCACCGATCGTCGGGAGGATGGCCCGAACATCGGTCGCATCAGCCAGCGTGATGAGATGAGCAGCCGTATCGGGAGTCGCGCTCAGCCGGTCGGGGTACGTCGCTGCGAACAGCAGCGCCAGTGGTCCGCCCTCGGAGATGCCAAACAGCGTCGCGCGTTCGCTGCCGGCAGCGTCCATCACGGCACGGACGTCGTCCATGCGCTCCTCGAGCGCCGGCGTTTCGGAGACGGGAACCCGGTCGGACAGCCCCGTACCCCGCTTGTCGAACACGATCAGCCGCGTGAACGATGCCAGGCGCGAGAAGAACGACGCCATGGCCTCGTGCTCCCACTGCAGCTCCACATTCGACACGAAACCGGGGATGAACACGAGGTCGGTCGGCCCACCGCCGACGACCTGGTACGCGATGGAGTACGACCCGCTGCGGGCGTAACGGGTGTCAGGCGGCGAGGCCGCATGCCGTGGCATCGCTACCCACCGGCGTCTCCGTCGTGCCAGCTGCGCCTCGGGCCAGGCCCTGCGATGCGCAGCACGGTCTCGGGCACCGACAGTCTACCGAGCCGCTGGCCACGCCGGCCCTTGAATCGCACGTCACGTACGCGGACGCCGATCCGAGCTGTCGGGGGCCCAGCCGGGTGCCCATCTCAGCGTGGTCACCTGCCGTCGGTGTCGGGCATGACCACGTGTATCTGGATGCCGGCGTCCCACAGCAGCGTCAGCACCGCACGCAGTGCGGCCTGATCCATCGAGGGGTGCTCGAGTACCGTACGACCGGCGTCGCGGCGGGTCCGGAGCGGACCGAAACGCCGGTCCAACTCGTCGTGCAGCCCTGTGGGCAGCCTGCCGGCGATCTCGATGCGGCAACTGCGGTCCATGATCCTCCCAACACTGTGGCTCATGCCACCGTGGGCCCCGCTGGTGGGGTGGCGCTCCCCACCGCCGAGGGTCCACCCGGGGTGGAAGGCCGTGCCAGGCTGCGTCAGATGAGTCCGAGGTCGCGGCCACGACGGACCGCGTCGGAACGTGACGTCACCTGCAGTTTGCGGTACAGGCTCTTGGTGTAGCCCTTGACGGTGTTGCGTGACAGGTACAGCTCGTTGCCGATCTCCCGCTGGGTCAACGGGCCCTGCAGGGCGCGGAGCACCGACAGTTCCCGGTCCGTCAGTGCCTCGGGCACGGCGCCCTGCGCACTGGCGATCCTGGCGGCGCCACGACCGAGGCGTTCCTCGGCAGCCGTGATGCGGCGCACGGTTGCCGGCAGCAAGGGGTCGTTGTCGGCGATCTCACGCGCTTCGTTGACCGCGTCGCGTGCGGCTGCCCGGTCGCCCGCGGCGACCAGCGCGTCCGCGAGGACCACCAGCACCCGGGCGGTCTGCGACGGAAACGCCGCAGCTCGCGCGAGGCGCGCGGCGCGCTCCAGCACCGCAGCAGCGTCGGCAATCCGTCCCTGCTCGTAGAGCACGCGCCCCTGGGCAGCGCGCAGCAGGGCGATCGCTGCACCGGCGACCGCACCGAGCGCCGCCTCGAGGGCATCCGCAGCCGTCGCTGAGGCGTCGAGCACCGCCTGTGCGTCGGCGTCGCGCGTCGCATCGAGGAGGGCCATGGCCAGCGCCCCTGCAGTGATCAGGCGCGTGAAGACCGGCAACTCCAGGGCGGTCGCGCGACGCCACGCCTCATCGAGCAGCGGCACCGCCTCGTCATAGGCCTCGATGCCGGCCAGCGCGATGCCCAACGTCAGCCGGGAGATCGCGTAGCCGTGCCGGGTCGGGTCGCCCTCGAGTGCGACGGCACGTCGGGCGACGCCGATGGTGGCCGAAGGATCCAACCTCCGCCCGAACGACCCGCGCAGCGTGTCTATCGCGGCCGCCGCGGTCGTCCACCCCGGAGGCGGGATGACATCGTCAGTCAGGCTGCGCTCCGCGAGGTCGAGCAGCGCGTCAACCCGCTCGAACTGTCCGCTGAAGCCCGCCGCCGACGCCATCGCGATCGCCAACCGCGTGTCGGCTCTCACCAGTTCCGTGTCGAGGTCGTCGGCCAGTCGCAGGAACGTTCCTGCCGCCCCGGCGTCGAGGAAGTCGTCGTCGGAGGCGATCAGCCGTTCGGCCGCCTCGCGCTGACAGCCCGCGGCGGTCAGGTAGCGGATCGCGGTCTCGACGTCACCACGCGCGTCGAACCAGGCGGCCGCCGCTCGCAGCGCCTCGGCGTCATCGGCGGCCGCATCGGCCTCACGCCGGAGTGCGTCACGGAACAGCCGATGGTAGCGGTACCACTGCCGATGCTCGTCGAGCGCGACGACGAACAGGCCCGCGCGTTCCAGATCGTCGAGCAACGCAGCCGAGCCCGTGCGCTGCAGCGCGGCGTCACACAGTTCCCCGCACATCCGGTCCAGGACGCTGCTGCGTAGCAGAAAGTCACGGTGGTCCTCGGGCAGCCGCACCAGGACCTCGGTCGCGAAGTAGTCGGCGATGTGGCGGTCGTCGCCCGCGATCTCCGCGATGCGAACCAGCGGGTCGAACGCGCTCCGCAACGTCAGCGCGGCGAGGTGCACACCGGCGGCCCACCCCTCGGTGCGATCCACCAACGCCCCGACCTCCTGTGCGGGCAACCGCACGCGGGCGACGTCGTCGACCACGTCTGCGGCCTCGGCGGGTTTCAGACGCAGATCGCCCACACGGAGCTCGGTGAGTTGGCCGCGCGCCCGCAGCCGCGCCAGCGGAAGGGGTGGATCGAAGCGCGCTGCGATGACCACTCGCGACCCGGTAGGCAGGTAGGTGATCAGGAATTCGACCGCCTCATGGATCCGGCGGTCGGTGACCGAGTGATAGTCATCGAGCACCAACGCGCACGGACCAGCCGCCGCGAGATCATTGATGAGACTGGGGACCGCGAGGTCGAGAGGGTCGAGCCCCGGCACCCGCAGCGCGGCCAGCGCCTCAGCCCCCACGTCCACGCCGCGGTGCTGCATTGCGGTCACGACGTAGGCCCAGAAGCGGACCGGATCGTCGTCGCTGTCATCCAGCGTCACCCAGGCGACCGGGGGCCGATCGTCGTCGGCTCTGGCCCACTGGACCAGCAACGTCGTCTTGCCCCACCCCGCGGGGGCGACAACGACCGCGAGCGGCGCGGGCTCGTCGAGCCGCGCGAGCAGCCGCAGCCGTGGCACCGCCGTGGGACGCGTCCACGAGGGTGCCAGCTTGCCAGCCAGCATCGGTCGATCGGGCTGCACGACCTTCCACCACCTGTCGCGGCCACATCGACCGCGGTGCCCGGCGAAACCGCGCACAGCCTACGTCAGCGACGTCGTGCGCGCCCGGCTCACGCGTCCATCCACCGACACAGGCCTCCGGAGAGGTGGCTGCACCCGGGGGGGTTTCGCCATGGGGTGGGGTGCCACCACCCCGCTGTCGATCACCGTGCGCGTGTCACCGATCACGGAGGTCACGCCATGAGCACACCCATCACTCCGCACACGAGCGGTCATCCGACGACGACGAACGATCATCGAGTGACAGACCGACGCGGCGCAGAACCGGTCATCTCTGCCGCGGGCCTGTCGAAGCGCTACGGCGCGGTCACCGCGGTCGCTGGCGTATCACTCGAGGTCGCCCGCGGCGAGATCTTCGGCATCGTCGGCCCCAACGGCGCCGGCAAGACCACCACGATCGAGATGATGCAGGGCCTACGCCGCCCCGACGGCGGCACCGTACAGGTGCTCGGACTCGATCCCCAGCGCGACGTCGGGGAGATCCGCCAGCGCGTCGGCACCCAACTGCAGAACGCCGTCCTCCCCGATCGCATGAGGGTGTGGGAGGCGCTCGACCTGTACGCCAGCTACTACGCCAGCCCCGCCGATCCACAGGCGCTCCTCGACGCCTGGGACCTGCGGGACAAGCGCACCTCATCGTTCGATTCCCTGTCCGGCGGCCAGCGCCAGCGCCTGTTGATCGCCCTCGCCCTGATCGGATCCCCCGAGCTGGTGTTCCTGGATGAGCTGACCACCGGGCTCGATCCGCAGGCGCGCCGGCTGACGTGGGACCACGTCCGCACCATCCGCGACGGCGGCGTCACCGTGGTGCTCGTCACGCACTTCATGGACGAGGCCGAGGCGCTGTGTGACCGCATCGCCGTCATCGACGGCGGTCGCATCGCGGCCCTCGACACCCCTTCGGTGTTGGCGAGCCGCGCCGGCCCGACCCGGCGCGTGAGGTTCACGGCGCCCGGCAACTTCGCCACGCACTGGCTGTCGGACATCGCCGAGCTCGAACGCATCGACCGACGTGGTGCGACGGTCGTCGTCACCGGCACAGGCCCGCTGCTGGCCCGCGTCGCGACGGCCCTCGCCGCGCACGGCGCCGCACCCGACGACCTGACCGTCGAGCACGCCAACCTCGAGGACGCGTTCCTCGCCATCACCACACCGTCCGTCCAGTCACGCCGCGTCTGACTCCACCGCTCACCGGCTACCGGCCGTCGGACCGGCCACAACCAAGAGAGGATCCGTCATGTCAACCACCGCACTCGTCAAGACCACCTGGGTCGAGCTGAAGCTGTTCCTGCGCGAGCCCGGCGCCGCGTTCTTCAGCCTCGTCCTGCCCGTCCTGTTGCTGGTGCTCAACGGCTCGACGGGAGGCAACGAACGCCAGGACGCCTTCGGAGGAGCCGGCCTCATCGACATCCTGATCCCCGGCTACATCGCGCTGGTCATCGCGACGTTCGCCATGACCAACCTGCCGGGCGTGCTCGCGACCTACCGCGAACGGGGCGTGCTCCGGCGCCTGCAGGCCACGCCGGTCCGGCCGTGGACGATCCTGTTCGCTCAACTGCTCGTGCAGTCGCTGGTCGCAACGACGGGGCTGGTCGTGCTGGTCGCCCTCGGCACGACCGCGTTCGGTCTCCGGTCGCCAGAGGCGCCGGCCGCCGTGCTCGTCGCCTACGTCGTCGCAGTCTTCGGCTTCGCCGCCTTCGGGTTCGTGCTGGCGGCCGTCATCCCGACCGCCCGGACCACGAGTGCGTTGTCGTTCGCGCTGTACCTGCCGATGATCTTCGTGTCCGGCAGCGTCATGCCGCGCGAGGCGCTGCCCGACTGGGCGCAGCGGATCGGCGACTTCATGCCGCTGACCTACGTCGTCGAGGCACTCAAGCAGCCGTGGATCTCGGGCAGCACGAACGTCACGGCGCTCGGGCTGCTCGTCGCGATGATCGTCGCCGGTACCGCACTCAGCTCCCGGCTGTTCCGCTGGACGTGATGACGCGATCGTCGACTGGCGCTCCCCACCGCGGGTGGCAGGAGCGCCCTGCGCCGCTCGCATGGCGGCCGCCACGCTGGTTCCTCACAACGACGTGGGATGCAGTGCGAACGTACAGACCACGAGCGCCAGTCCTGCGGGTGCCCACCGATCCGTAGTGGGACGGAGGGACAGGATCACGGCGCCCTGCGACGATGGTCCCTCACACCTCAGACCTCCACGCCAGTCGGAGCGGACGTCACGTGCTGACGCGCGTCCGCAACCTCGTACAGCCGCCAGGTGTCGGGCACACCCTTCAGCTGGTGCTCTCCCAGATCGCGGAAGGCGATGCCGGAACCGAACGTGAGGTCGCGGACGGTGCGCGACGCCACGATGCCACCCGACGCCGCGACCGCCATCGCGCGGGACGCGAGATGGATCGCCAGGCCCGTCGTGGCGTCCGGTCCGACCTCGAGCTCGCCGGTGTGCAGCCCGATGCGCGCGCGCAACCCCAGGTCGGCAAGCGCGTCGATCGTGTGCTGCGCGCACATGACGGCCCGGGTCGGGCCGTCGAAGCTCGCGACGACGCCATCCCCCGTGTGCACCAGCTCATCGCCACGGAAGCGCGCGATGGCCCCGCGCACGACGGCGTCGTGGTCGGCGAGCAGCCCGTGCCAACGGGCGTCACCGAGCCGCGACGCGATCGCGGTCGACCCGACGATGTCACTGATCATCACCGTTGCCAGCCGCCGTTGCGGCGACGGGGCACGTTCCGCACCAGTGAGGAAGACCTCGACCGCCGACATCAGGGGTCCGACATCGCCCGCGTGGTACGGGAACGTGTCGGCGCCCTTCAGCTCGACGAGCTGGGCGTCGGGGATGTACTCGGCGAGGTAGCGTCCGAACGCGATGCGGTGGTGCCGTGCGTCTCGTCGGTGCACCACCAGCGTCGGCACCGTGATGGTCGGCAGCACGTCACGGACGTCCAACGACACCACCCACCGGTACATGACGACTGCCGCCCCGGGGGGCATCGCGAGCCGCTGGTAGCGCAGGAACCAACGGCGCGCCTGTTCGTCGTCGGCCAAGGACGGCGCGGTCAACCCGAGGATCTCTGCCGTGTAGCCCCAGTTCTGCTCCCAACGGCCTATCAGCTTCTCCGTGGTGGCCGCCGGCATGCCGATCGGGTAATCATCTGCGCGCCGCCAGCGCGCGAACGAGTTGACCAGGACCAGCCGACGGACCCGCTGCGGATGGGTTGCGGCCAGCAGCATCGCCATCGGGCCGCCCTCGGTGTCCCCGATCACGGCGACCTCGGCGGCCCCCGCCGCGTCGAGCGCGGCGACCGCGTCGTCCATCCACCGCTCCAGGGTGGGCGGATCGTCGAGCGGGACGGGATCCGAGACGCCGGTGCCACGCTTGTCGAAACAGATCACGCGCGCGAACGACGACAGGCGTTCCAGATACGCCGCCACACCTGGGACGTCCCACATCACGTCCAGGTTGGTCATCCAGCTCGTGATGAACAGCACATCCAGCGGGCCATCGCCGAACACCTGGTACGCGACATGGCCACTGTCAGTGCGCACATACCGCGTCGGGGGCGTCCCAGGCATCTCGACAGAGTACGGCACCACACCCGCGGCTGGGCGGACAGCGATGTCGCCGCGCTGAGCGGTGGCCTCACCACGAGCACGGCTCCGCCGCCGCCCCTGAATCGCAACCCTGGCCCTGGCGCCTTGCCCGAGATCGCGCTCGTCGAGTCACTGGCGAACCACGACGACCGGGAGCGGTGATCCGACTCGCCGTCGCGCTGATCGGCGCCGCCGCGTTCTGGCCCGCCGCGCGGACCCTTTCCCGTTGCCTGCTACCAGGGCGGTCCCGCCACCCCGTGCGCTCCTGACTCTAGGGCTGGTCGCCGGGCCCGCCCTGACTGTTGCAGGAGGCCGGGCGGTCAGCCTGCGGCCCCGTGCACTGCCCCGAGTTCCCGCCGCCGTTGCCCGGCGCCGGCGGCGGCGGCGCCGCCAACGCGGCCGCACTCGGCACCAGCAAGGCGACAGTTGCGGTCAGAACCACCAGTCTGCGCTTCATCCTCGTCACTTCCTCATCCCACGGCTTCAGACGCCCTGTGGGTGCTACCCACAGCGCGGCAGATCATTGGTCTGCCCCGGCGGGTGACAGCCGGCTCCCTGATCCTGTGGACCGTTGTTGCCCTGCCCGTTGCCGGCGCCCGGCCCGAACGACGGGTCCGCCGCCGCCGGAGCCGCGATCACACCAAGCGTCAACAGCGCAGTGATGAGCACAGCAATGAACCGTTTGCGCATGACCCAACCCCTCGCACACGCCGGGACTGCCCCGGCCCCACCAGCCCACCGCCGAATCGATGGATGTGAGAGGAGTCTGACCACGACACGAGCGGAACTCAAGATCTACGACGAGGCACGTACTATAGCCAATAGTGGCTAGCCAGCCTGCGCCCGGGCGGCAAGTCATGTTCTGGACACGCCGAGATCATGCAGGGTGGGTTCCAGCGGGTCGGTACCACCGATGAGCAGGTGGCCAGTGTCGAGGCACAGCGAGATCGCCGACCCTCGAGGACGCGTACCTCGCAGACACCCCGCGAGATGGGAGCGCCGGCGATCCAGTCGGTGCCGCTGACGTGGTAGGTGGTGCTCATCAAACTGTTCAATCTGACTGGCGGGACGGCGATCGGGGCCGATGGTCGACCCACGCGGGATTGGCGACGGTTGCGCCGCGTTCGTCAGCGTGCGGACGGCGAGTCGTGTCGCAACGGCGGAATCGGTGGACGTTTCTGACCGGTGCGAGTAGTTCAGCCATCGGTGGCGATGCCGCCCCGGACCACTCGGGCGAACCGCCGGCCGACGTCAGGAGCGACGTGATCTGAGGGCCGAGTACCCCGTCGCCGGGTCAGCCTGCAGCAGCCGCTGCCTCGTGCCCACGCTGTCATCGACCCCCGCCCGCACAGGCTGCCCCCGACGCAGGTCAGCAGTGCCAAGGCGATCGCACCGCGGTCCGCGCCGTCGGCCTGCAGGAGCTGGACGGCACGTTCCCAGGTGTCGGCGAACTTGGGGTCGCACGGGTTGCGTTCGGCGGCGACCGGCGGATGCGGGTCTGCCCCTGGATGCGCATCGCTCACCGTCTGGCGATCACAGGTGTCCGGTTCGGTGGGGCTGATGACGTATCGGGCGTGGCGGGCCGCAGGTTCGCCAGCAGCAGCCCGCCGCCGATGGCGAACAGGGCGACGATGAACGGCTCGAACGGGTCGAACGCCGCACCCGGGATGTCGGCGGTGATCTGGAACAGCATCCCTGCGATGTAGCTGACCTGGTGCATGAACCCGGCGACCAGCACGACGGTCGCCAGCAGGTAGCCCCAGGCCCGCCGACGCCACAGCCAGACGGCGGCGAGCAGGTAGGCCGGAACCAGCAGCGACAGGTCGAGCACCGCCCCCAGCCGGGTGAAGGCGAGCGGCACCACGAGCTG
This sequence is a window from Euzebyales bacterium. Protein-coding genes within it:
- a CDS encoding adenylate/guanylate cyclase domain-containing protein — encoded protein: MPRHAASPPDTRYARSGSYSIAYQVVGGGPTDLVFIPGFVSNVELQWEHEAMASFFSRLASFTRLIVFDKRGTGLSDRVPVSETPALEERMDDVRAVMDAAGSERATLFGISEGGPLALLFAATYPDRLSATPDTAAHLITLADATDVRAILPTIGAPTLVVHRVSDGWFGFEHGEHLAATIPDATLVALDGRDHLIYVDQEPLLAAVETLVTGVSPAPVLDRVLTTVVFVDVVGSTELAERVGDRTWTRTLGRFHAAARSELARHRGAEISTTGDGMLATFDGPARAVRFGQALQQTVAPLDLALRVGVHATEVQQLGVTTSQASASTLMPAWRRSQRPARSGSHGPFAISWPARALRFDVAEPTRSGDRRAVGAARCRGCA
- a CDS encoding adenylate/guanylate cyclase domain-containing protein; protein product: MRTDSGHVAYQVFGDGPLDVLFITSWMTNLDVMWDVPGVAAYLERLSSFARVICFDKRGTGVSDPVPLDDPPTLERWMDDAVAALDAAGAAEVAVIGDTEGGPMAMLLAATHPQRVRRLVLVNSFARWRRADDYPIGMPAATTEKLIGRWEQNWGYTAEILGLTAPSLADDEQARRWFLRYQRLAMPPGAAVVMYRWVVSLDVRDVLPTITVPTLVVHRRDARHHRIAFGRYLAEYIPDAQLVELKGADTFPYHAGDVGPLMSAVEVFLTGAERAPSPQRRLATVMISDIVGSTAIASRLGDARWHGLLADHDAVVRGAIARFRGDELVHTGDGVVASFDGPTRAVMCAQHTIDALADLGLRARIGLHTGELEVGPDATTGLAIHLASRAMAVAASGGIVASRTVRDLTFGSGIAFRDLGEHQLKGVPDTWRLYEVADARQHVTSAPTGVEV
- a CDS encoding ABC transporter permease, whose protein sequence is MSTTALVKTTWVELKLFLREPGAAFFSLVLPVLLLVLNGSTGGNERQDAFGGAGLIDILIPGYIALVIATFAMTNLPGVLATYRERGVLRRLQATPVRPWTILFAQLLVQSLVATTGLVVLVALGTTAFGLRSPEAPAAVLVAYVVAVFGFAAFGFVLAAVIPTARTTSALSFALYLPMIFVSGSVMPREALPDWAQRIGDFMPLTYVVEALKQPWISGSTNVTALGLLVAMIVAGTALSSRLFRWT
- a CDS encoding LuxR C-terminal-related transcriptional regulator produces the protein MQPDRPMLAGKLAPSWTRPTAVPRLRLLARLDEPAPLAVVVAPAGWGKTTLLVQWARADDDRPPVAWVTLDDSDDDPVRFWAYVVTAMQHRGVDVGAEALAALRVPGLDPLDLAVPSLINDLAAAGPCALVLDDYHSVTDRRIHEAVEFLITYLPTGSRVVIAARFDPPLPLARLRARGQLTELRVGDLRLKPAEAADVVDDVARVRLPAQEVGALVDRTEGWAAGVHLAALTLRSAFDPLVRIAEIAGDDRHIADYFATEVLVRLPEDHRDFLLRSSVLDRMCGELCDAALQRTGSAALLDDLERAGLFVVALDEHRQWYRYHRLFRDALRREADAAADDAEALRAAAAWFDARGDVETAIRYLTAAGCQREAAERLIASDDDFLDAGAAGTFLRLADDLDTELVRADTRLAIAMASAAGFSGQFERVDALLDLAERSLTDDVIPPPGWTTAAAAIDTLRGSFGRRLDPSATIGVARRAVALEGDPTRHGYAISRLTLGIALAGIEAYDEAVPLLDEAWRRATALELPVFTRLITAGALAMALLDATRDADAQAVLDASATAADALEAALGAVAGAAIALLRAAQGRVLYEQGRIADAAAVLERAARLARAAAFPSQTARVLVVLADALVAAGDRAAARDAVNEAREIADNDPLLPATVRRITAAEERLGRGAARIASAQGAVPEALTDRELSVLRALQGPLTQREIGNELYLSRNTVKGYTKSLYRKLQVTSRSDAVRRGRDLGLI
- a CDS encoding ABC transporter ATP-binding protein, producing the protein MTDRRGAEPVISAAGLSKRYGAVTAVAGVSLEVARGEIFGIVGPNGAGKTTTIEMMQGLRRPDGGTVQVLGLDPQRDVGEIRQRVGTQLQNAVLPDRMRVWEALDLYASYYASPADPQALLDAWDLRDKRTSSFDSLSGGQRQRLLIALALIGSPELVFLDELTTGLDPQARRLTWDHVRTIRDGGVTVVLVTHFMDEAEALCDRIAVIDGGRIAALDTPSVLASRAGPTRRVRFTAPGNFATHWLSDIAELERIDRRGATVVVTGTGPLLARVATALAAHGAAPDDLTVEHANLEDAFLAITTPSVQSRRV
- a CDS encoding alpha/beta hydrolase produces the protein MSRSCSCTAGIDSWYSYSRVLPLLPPDRYHTYALDMRGFGDSDAPAHGYTMDGLAADVVAFLDAAGLDRATVIGHSFGTFVARRLAETRPNRVARLVLIGSAVTARNDVMREVRDAVHDLAVPVPDGFIREFQAGTIHRPVPDVFFEGLIAESRKLQAPVWRATLDGLPAFDDHDQLQAIEAPTMILWGNARRAVRPRGADAIGRGDPERTAHRV